GACTAtaaatattgagcatatgaaaGAAACGTAGAAAAAATTTACATGGCACGCTATTGAGTAGCAATGCTTGAATCAAATACTAATGATATGCAAGGATTTGTGTTGGACAAGTAAGATGAAAATATGCAATTCGTGAAAAACaaatatgttcatatttttagttaaaagtgTTTGTATagttaaaaattaagaaaagtgaaagtaataaaacaaaagtagagcaaagaagaaaaaaaaaattaaaagcatgaGTGCAAATTAAGCAAATTCGAAAGGTAAAAACtgaaaattttcccaaaagaaaagattttgaaatacaTTGAGGTTAGAAACAGGGAATGGTGCTACACTTTTTCTTTTGCTTAGGGATTATTTTGTTCCCCTAACTTTGGATTGCATATTCTTGAAAAATTTTTGGAGTGGGCTTCAAGTTAAACAAAACCATCCAATATATATCACATAGACTTAATTCTCAAGCAAccaattttccaaaataaaaaataaaaaaaatagtgtcGACATTTTAAAGGCTAAAGTAAAGAAAAATTGACGGGTTAGATtcagtttattattattttcgtcaCATTTCAATGCAATGCAGTTTAAATTATTATGTGAATGATGattaaagatataaataaataatgaaaacgaGAGATGCAGAGAGAGAGCTAGGACCTGATCAAAGAGAGACCTTCTTATGCAGGCAATTTGGTTTTGCATGCCATACCCATCCATCCTCAGGCTTTGTTTTCGTTTCCTTTGTAAAAGAAGTGCTAAAAAACCGATACTTCAACGTAGCTTTGCTCTACGTTGTGGTGTTGCCCTCAACGACAAGGGTATGCCTTTGTATTTATAGTATAAGGCCTGTGCACGGGCgtgataaaaagaaaaggaaagaaataacaCAAGGTAAaatataaccaaaaaaaaaaagaggttaaAAATCAAGAGGCTTACGTGTCAAACTTATGACTATGATACCCATTGAGATTTTTTCGATGTTTTGGCTAAAAGaactgaaaagaaaaaagaaattgttgatgaaatatgatattCCTAGGAGACATTGCTTTTCGTAGCatccatatataaatataaatctatacttatttaaacatataaattataaagaattgggacttattttaaaattttaaaatataataattaagattTAAGAAAAAAGAGAGCTTAGATTAGAAACATACTTAAAAAGAGAGAGCTCGGATTAGTAACATACTCATTTTAAACCATCCCTTAAATGTTCATCTAAAATTTCatcaataatataataaattaatgaacatcaaattaattcttattagtttttaaaaacttcaaactctaaaccttaaacaaACAAAATCATTACCCTTAACTCTAAATTTTACCATCCTACATCTTAATTTTAAATCTAaacctaaacactaaaatcaTAAACCTTAAGCACTAAACTAAAAAACTTGTGCACTAGACTTAAAAAACTTTGAACCATAAATCTTGCTTTACCGATATTATTAGAATAATTAGAGTTAGAGGACATGGCATTaattaagaatttttaaaaataaataatgtgatATATTATTACTTATTAGTGGAGATCTAAAAATCAACATTTTATAGTCatctaaatattataatttaaactcTTTAACATTTATATCTGACAAGCACGTGACCAACTGCAAAACAAAGAAATattcgtttttttttctttaatgaatCGACCGCTACCAATCCTAAAGCTGAAGATGAGGTTTTGGTTATGGGGACGTGGCTAATAAACGTTGGCCAAAGCAGAGTGAGATCCCTGTTGCGGTGTTCAATTCCAGCTGTCGACCAGCACAGGAAACCTTCCCAAAAGTTACAgtgtattatattatatatgtgtgtgtgtgtgtgtgtgtgtgtgtccaTCGTCGAACAAATCAAATCATGGAATGAATTTCTATCATGAAGAACGTACGGCTGCTCAGTTACATAAAACTAGAGGGGAATCGATTAAAGTTGACAGTACGTAAGAATTCTGTTATGCCAACCTGCCTGTCTCCACTTATACCTTCACAGTACAACATCTTACAGATCTAAAGCTAATCAGCAACTTTAAATGCAACCATGTCTGCTTATCTGAAAAAAATGATTACTGATTTCATGGCAGCTAGCCTCTTCGGATAAATCTAATTTTGGAGTGGAATGTGGAGCAAGTTGAATGTATCAACCTAGCACCATAAGCAAAATATTTGTAGATGTTGCAACACATGGTCATTAGCTAACCTAGAACTGTGATGccttaaaataaaactttaatctGCATGGCTGCCATCAAGATTGGATAAAGTCAACAACTTAATGAAGTACATTTTATCTAAAAACAGCTACAATTCCTTAATAACCTTCAGGTTTAGTTTGTTTTTAGTAACATTGGTTCTTCTAagcaaaagagaaataaaatgcCAAAAGGATCATGAAGCAGTCAGAAAAGGAAAACAGAAGAGGCCAAATTTATGTTAATGATTGGAATGAGAACATTACCTTTATACATGAGCAGACAGTGGTCCTTGTCATGTATCTTTCTCTGTCCATCTCTCCTGTGAAACTGTTAGCGAAAAGTTAAAAGAGTGAAGAGTTGAGAAGGATGCTGATGCTCCCTTTATTCCTTTGCCAGTTGCCACCCATTGAAGAAAGAGTGGGGGAGAGGGGGTAAAAGGGGGTTTAACAGGAGCATCGACCTCTCACTGTCTCCCTCAAATGGTCTTTAGTAGATGCTTGATAACATCTTTTTTGTTAAAGGACAGGCTATATGGACACGTGGAATTGGATGAGAACATGAATTGCTGATTTGACTTTCACCGGAAGGATCAATATTCGCTCTTCTATCATTGTAACCTATGCTGATAAGAATCCCACCATGGACATGATAAACACTACACGCAATGACAGGTTTGCTTCTAATAAGGTTGAAGCTTAAAAAGAAACAATTCTTAGAAACCCGAAATTTGAAGTTTCTGAATCAACTCAACTAAGCCTTCATCCCAAAAATAGCTGTGATAAGCTAGAGGAATCTTTATGTATGCTTTCTCCATCCATGTCATTTAAAGATGACTTGGCAACTTTAAAGAGTACTTTCCAAGACCAAAGCATACAACCCAATATCTTATCAGTAGTATAAGTCCATTCAGAAAAAAGCACTTTAAACATCAAACCAATCACTAAGAACCATGATTCAGTTTGATGAAATAGCATCCTTGTGCCGCAGTATAAAAGAATGAATTAGAACTTAACCAGCAGTCAGAACTGTTGCATTAGCTTAAAGGATTTGTAAATAAGCCACTGCAAACTAGCctatgagaaagaaaaaaaaagtgacaatTTAAAGAACATTAGGCTCAGTGTATTTTATATAGCTAAAATGTCTAGAGAAGAAAGTAGTAAGACACCAACTTTAAAGAACATTAAGGGATATAAATGGCACCTGTCTGGAAAGAAGAGGTAGAGGCAACTCCATCAAACAATTTGTGGGCCTTCAAAGAATAACTTTTGCATTCATTCAGAACATTAGAATGGGTATATACTCCAAAAAACTGTGGGCGACGATGAATCATCCAAAAGTCATATTGAGGTTTGTAGATAAATCATTTCATTCAACTACGCAAGAATCTAATTGCCTGGTATACATTAATGAGAGTAGCACCAGCTACTGCAGCTTTCTTAGGCCCTTCTGCCAAGGTCCATCCAAATAAGCTGGATTAGACATAATTTCCTCAGACGAACCAGCAAAAGCAGAAAACCTGACTAATGATGGGGACACCCTactgaataataataataatcaaataacatCAATGGAAGACAAACCGAATAGCTTTGAGAAATTCAAAACAAATGCCATTGGCAGGGTAGGGGAAATCAACAAAATGACTGGACCAAATATGACCACAACTTTGGCTGAAAATAACTTCATGCACATCAAGCAAAAAATATATCTCCATGCACATACAAATTATAATCAATAGAACTCGTGCTGTTACTACTGTCAAAGATGGAATCTAATAAAACATCAATACCATCTAGGCACCAATGTGAGTTCAACACTGAAGCAGCAAGATGGACCTCACCAGATTTTATGTTTGTTAGACAGCCCAATCTACAATGGGCAGCTTCATAACAGCATAGCATGTAATGCTCCTATCTTGCACAACAAAGAAAAGCATTACATAGTGCAATGAAACTGTACAGGATGCAAATGATCAACCAAGGCAACTGTTATGTGGGTTTTAAATGCTCCCTATATCTTGGTATTCCTCAGCAACTTCCTTAAATAATAACAGAAATATAAGACAATTATCAGGTGTTGAATCTATCATATGCTATATAGACTCTGTCTGTGCATATTAAGTTCAGAAAACCGTAAGCATAGAGCATCCTCTGACACATTTTCTTGAAACAAAATTTATAACCAGAAAGAATAGATCAACAACTCAACAGCTTAGTGTTAGCTTAGTCCAAAGAGCTTGTAATCAATTTGGAATTACTATAGAGCAGACTTTCTTGGATGGACAAGAACAGAAAATCATACTTTAAAATGTCATGCACATAAAGCACTAAAACTCCAGTAAGAAATGCCTAATCTTCAAACCTCTTTTGTAATGATTGAAATTAGCTAATATATTGAAAGAAGATTGTTGCATTCAAGATGTTCATGATTGTCAATTCCAGGCTACAATAATTGCCACAAACAAGACTATAAGTAGGAGAACTTCACATTAGATTCTGTTGTCATATAGAGAAATAAGTAGACAAGAACATAGAAATGgaaatagaaggaaaaaatagCCTAGGAATTAACATCAGAAATGTGTCGGTCTTGCAACACTTCATCTCGTTTGCTACAACCTACACCagaaaatgagattatttgatcAAAGCAAGGATATGGGTAAAAGCAGAACTTTAGAACCAGCTAATCACCATAACTTTTTCCATAGCATCACTAAGTGCATGCAGTCATACTAGTATTCATTAATTACAAAAGGTAGTACTAAATTTATCAGATAAACTTTTAAGAAAAAGACACTGTAAGATAGTCCACAAGACTTACAAAAGGTAGTAATAAATTTATCAGATAAACTTATAAGAAAAAGATACTGTAAGATAGTCCACAAGACTTACAAAAGGTAGTACTAAATTTATCAGATAAACTTATAAGAAAAAGACACTGTAAGATAGTCCACAAGACCCATTCCTTTCCCCCTATAATACAGCAACTCACAATTAGCTTTTGAAGTCCAATTCAGGTCAAATCCCCATAATTACTAGCATCAACTGTAGTATGCATGTGATTTATAAAACCTTTATCATTTTCAAACAGACACACGGCAGGGAGAGACAACACAGAAATGTATTAAACACTCACATCTTTGGGGTCAAGTAGATCTATTCCAGACTGATCAGAAGGTGTAGACTTGGACATCTATAAAATTCAACCCCCAAATTCTATATCAGTCAGCATCAGAAAAATTCATTCTGGAGAACAAGCATCTAAGGTAGAACAGTTTCATCAAGaagtatttattttctttttgctgGTCATTTTATCATATTTTGGATATCAATTAACTAGGTTAAAGTTTGAAGAAACCACTGTTATGACCTTGAATAAACAATGGAAGTGAAAAAGTTGGTAAAGAATGCGTTACATTAACTGAATATGTGACTATGAGATTATTGAAGCCACCTTAAGACTGTTTGGTTTATCTATTCTATATTATTACAAAAGCTTAAGACTTAACCATTACTTTGATACCCTAAGTCACGGAGAAAAATATCACCGTAGAAACAGAAGTTCAAAAGAATATGCTGGGTTCTTAAAGTGCTAAGAATTCCCATGTGGTCACCCTCAAGTAGATCATCAAAGAGGAAATTGCACTATATAAGAGGTGGATGGGTCAGCAACTCTTATATTTGTCTACCATATCCAAGTTTTTCATATCTAAATATAGATTCATAGTCTTTGCAAGACCATCACCGAGGGACATAAGTCGAACTCCAGCTGGAGTATTAGCAGCCTCAGAACCTACATAAGGGAGCAAACTTAGATAAGAACCCTTCAAATTTAAGAGGCTTCATAAGTTTCTATGCAAGGTCTAAACCAAGTATTGGAATAAAAATGCACCTTAAAAATAGCAACACAACACTTGAGACCAAAATAGAATATTAGAAGAATCAGAGCTTTAGCAATGATAATGTACAGCAGCCGAAAAAGAGGCACAGACATGACAATGAATCAActctttaaaaaaacatatattgatatatatttcTCACCATCCCAGCTTTTTCCACTTTCTTCCACCACATAAATAGTTAACACGATCAGCCAACTGATGAGTCAACTCCAACTGCTGCTTCTGATCTGCACCAACTGGGACGAAAACAGACTGCAGATGCATGCCGCAATTGTGTATGAATCATGCATCTTCAAATCActttatcaaaatatcatcagCATTTTCCAAATAAGATATTCAAACTATCAAAGTTGTTAGACATGCTCAAATAAAAGATGATACTCATGTTCCCAGAACCACCTATTACTAAAGAATATCAGAAGGCATCAGAACAGGATAGGTCAATAGAGCAACTCCAACATTTTCATCTCTCTACAGAACCATTACAGAGGAACAAGAGGAAAATGTTGTCAGCACCTAAGCATATGGGGTGATGCTCAATGATGATTTCTAAAGAAGTTTATCAGATGCCAGCCAAATTCTTCTCCTGGTAACGCTGGTAAAAGGTTATGGTACAAAACACTAATGTCAAAGCTACAATGATAGTAATAAGTAATGACAAGATCAATAATAAGTTACTGAGATCACGTCATAAATCTGAAAACTCGCCAGCTTGCGAGATTTCTCTTTGAACTGAATCATTCTGCTTAGCCAACCAATTGGTGTGGTAGAGCTTGGTAGCTCATCAATTCCACATGAGCTCAAAACACGTGACTGCGCAAGGACAGAAGCCTAGGCCAAATGCAATTATTGATTTATTTCTCAGCGACCAGAACTTCATATATACAGCTAAATGACTCATAAAATACCATAAAGGACCAAAAGTTGCAGCAAACCTTTGAGTGCAATCTACAcgtaaagaaaaaaatgaatcaaTTGAAAATAACTCTCGAGTCATCCAGAACCAAGATGAATCTAGCTTTAAAAAGCACCCCAACATAAATGGTTGATTGTGAGACAAAGAATATCAATGCGAAACCTGCATGTagataatatttcaaacataccGCAGGAAATCCATAATGAAAAAGAATCGTACGAGTTCTGTAAAGATAGAGCCGTAACAGTGAAGGGTCCTTGTAAGTGTCAAAATAACAAAGACGCGCACTAGCTTAACCTAGTTCATTTTATTCTGTTCTCATTGAAACCCAGAATATTGAAGGCTTTCAATTGTCCATTTCATGAATCTATGACTTGGCATCCAGAACCTGCTACGGAACCTGCTCTTGAGATATTCTCAAGACCTATCACAAGAATACCAAGTATATGGAGAAGCAAAAAGTAAAAGATGGCACATTATCTATTTCACCATGAAAATTTAGGAAAGTTCACTACTCAAGGACAAAAGTACATATCATCGGTGCTCACAGCAACATCTAAAGCAATGAATGTTACTAAAAAAAAACAGGCCAAATTTTATTCCATACACTTCAAAAGAAGTAGCTACATTGCTGATACCATGATACCATATTGTTCGTTATCACTTAACATGTTTGATCTCGAGTACGTAGCAGAGAAAGTCGGGAGAACCTGAAGCGCCATTGTCTCAGTCCATAGCACGATTGTGAcggattaattcaaaattttaaagtatttacCTCGAAATCCACCAAAAGACCTGGTTTAATACAAAAGCGAACtcaaaaataaaatggaaataaaatttaGTTTTCACCGATTTAAAGACGAAGTACAGCGAAGATGAGAGGCGATGAGAAGAATGAGAAATTGAGAGATAACTACGCTCCCCATTTTTTTCACTTCTTTTCTCGGAAGAGGGGATTCAAATTTGCTTTTGGACGAGATTTAATCCAGCAAATATGAGCGAGAAAGTGTGGATAGATTTtgttttctacaattttttcaCTTGGCACCCTGATTCAAAGTCGTTGATCCTATTTGCCTCGTTTCGTCTTATGCCGCGCGCGCCCGccgttttcctttctttttcgtatttttgttcgtttatttaaaaatttattataccaCTGATGATTCCGAAACATTTAGAATtgttgatcaaaattaattattacaaacaataataattaaacttagaaatttaaatttatatatttaaaatttaaaattatattttgtattcatttatatttgattttatcaTATTAAGACTTCATACATAGATATggtcatatataattttatatggaGTTGTTTCTCTTAAATTGAATACTTTGACTAAATAAGAGAACTTTGAATAACTCTTTTTTGTTCAAGTAGGTTATTTCTTCGGATAATATACAATTGTCATACGTATAGGGTATAGATTGAAAACTGATTTCGCTCAAATGAGTTTACTTATTGAATGTCATAAGGTTACCATggtcaataaaattaatatttcttttattaacaTCAATCTCTTACATGTATAATACGTGAACAAATATCAAAGTATATCAATCAAACTTGAAGACttgtcaataaaataaaaattttaatcacatCCAAATATATATAGGAGATTCATCATGCATAATTAACCACGTGTAGCAAACAACCACTCCAAAGCATATAAACTTTCCTCTTTCATCTACTTCTCCCAATACTTGAAAACCTTTAATACTTCTCCTCCTATACTACCAAAGCTCTTATATTATCTCTCTATACCTCCATGTAAACCGTGACTAACCTCTATCACGCTAGTTGTGTCTTCCACAAAGAGAAGATAATTACATgtcaattatataattatatttctcACGAATAGCATCACATTTTGTATTTATGAGCGCTTCATTTTAGTTTTACTTTTACATGCATCAATCTAACTTTTTAATTTGCTATTTGAAGTTGAATGAATTTTACTGCATAACGTAGCCGACAGCTGATAGGTAATATACTtattttaatttaggttcatttttTGGCCGGTAAATCTTTTTCGcgttttaattttagttatttaaatattaaaattttaatggtggTTAATTATACACGTCACATCAGGTTTTAGCTTTCATTTTTGCTATTCTATTTTTGGATCGCTTTCATATTGATTAAAGTAGAAAAAcggtaaaaattaaaataatacataaaaattatttaaaatgtatttgtTTATCTCATTGccgaaaattctaaatttaagttttgaaatataaattggtagatattaatattcaaaattataGTAGCAAATCAGTTGATATTATcaatggataattttttttaacaatttatttttatgttttgaaattattttcaaaaatcatcaataaaaattaCAACGCGTTTGGTTGGGGGGAATGCATGCGTATTCCCCCCTATGCAGCGGGCCTACTAGTAAACGgccgtttggttcgctgtaaccCCATTCCGCCCCGAATCGGTTACTCCCCTATTACATTGGTTGCGCGTAATAGGTATTACGCCCCCTCAGCACCGATTACCTATTCCGCGTTTTTTCCTTTTCTGCTATTCCGTTTTTTGCCCTCGTTCTCAACATTCCGATTCTCCGACACCTCCTTGCACAAGTAATTTCTTTTCCCTTCCACTCACTCTATCATCGATTATTGTTCATCGTTTCTTTgattttcttcattttatcaaGAAGGAGAACCGATTTGCTGATTTGTTTTCACTGTTCACTAACCCAAATCGATTTTCCTTTTCTCATTTCAGACATCTTCTTCATCGCACTCTTCCCCAATTTGCtcattacaggttagttttccAGAGGTTTTTTCAATGTTTGTATTGCATGTTCAATTGAAAGAGTTGTTGAATTTTAGGGCTAAATAGTTTTATTACaaagaattgaagaaaaaaaattgaaataattgtaATCTTTGTTTCGGTTCTTGTTTGTATTGCAATATTTGTTTCAGTTAATCGATTTCCCTTTTCTCATTACAGGTTCTTGTTCATCGCACTCTTCCCCGATttcccttgtaacaccccttcccCGTATTCGACAatgaaatagggtacgaggcattaccagaacatatatacttgtaaacgtatttaaccgagttataaaatttcatctaaattaaaactttcaaattattaacatgtttttataattcttcataatatatcctcaaaatattatattcataataaatagagcctacgagacccgatacatatcattctcttatcgtttcttcataggcatatatcattcatttcattttacCCAATTCAGTTCAATActaacacatatacatatatattattcatcaccaaataacattcactttaatcaaaattgtacagaatatagttcatacgagcTTACCAGGCTATTTTGCAGAAATACTGTAACTATgtatcaacttaccaacatgagttaatccataaccattcatgacatttcttcatgccaaatcatatactggaCATTCCACACacacatatgctatgaaactttatttcctcacatgagcttaaaccgTGACCagtaatgcacaaatataagcatcaatTCTATTTCAACATTTGTCGATTATAATCGaacatatgaccaattatacacaattcattcatatattttttttcaattttcctcctcctcctcctctccattccacatccttaatgtatataacacgcttaaacaacattaactatatTTTCACTGTTTACTTATATGTAAATTCAAAGCTGtatatccgagtcagagtcattaaattatttatatctcgagctacagagctccaaattaagatttgttaatttttctagaaactagactcatatatattcttgccataaaattttcagaatttttggcttagccaataagtacagtttattctttaaagtttcccctattccACTATTTAGCAGTTCTGAcctcttttcactaaaaattaattatctcattgtacagagtTCGGAtgacattttcatttatttatattgaaaatagactctttcaggatttcaaacatataaactataactcataattatatttgtacaatttttaatgattttccaaagtcagaacaggggattccgaaatcattctgaccttttatcactaaaattaaaatatctcaaaatatataactcttttgcttactctgtttattttatgtgaaaatagactcattaagctttaatttaatatattactcagcctctaattcgatttccttcatttttggtgatttttcaaagtcacacaactgttgctgtccaaaactattttgttgctaaatttactctttcataatttcacttactttcctaactcaattcatacttcttttctattcaaattccacccaaactcaaatttaactattaaattttcagaaaattttcctaatttcgaattttcctcaatttagtccctacaacataaaatttatagcttacttttcaatttaatcattttatcaattctagcttgaaatccattcaattaagttcctaattcatgtttttgttcaacataaactatacttgAGAACTCATAAACTTTCAATATGTCAACTTAGTTTCATCAAAACTttattctaaagcttctaaaatatcaaaattaaaaggaAAGGACTTGATTGGCTTACCAAAATAAGCTCCAAGCTTCAAATCTCTAATTTCCCCcttgttcttttctttcccttattTTCGTTGTTTCTTCTCTGTAACtttcttccccttttttttttctttttaatattacaTTTGTACATTTACATATTATTACACATGTGTTTTATCATTACCATTCATTtgtcatattttaatttatttcataatataataacaataatattaataataacaataacaataaaataataaaatgtcatttaaaaatccaattaaaatattaataaactaatatttatttatttattctaaaatatctccaatatcatcattattttctagatttctctttcttctaattgaccattttgccctttagatcttttaaaattccatcattgagtcatcacttaatttggtaaaattataatttagtccctcataattcttcatctattcaatttggtcccaatccatccattttccttagtttctagattattccacccttaagatattttacactattggtccttcaaaattttcatatttacactttaacccctcaacttttgagtatttactcttgggtaacaaaatttttctcacttttacgatttaatcatttcttgaattaatatgtcataatatacttcccaatgttgccataactcaaaattaccctttttagcactttattttcttattttactatatcagagatattatcttacttcccttactgtagaaattttcgggatattacatttctctctcccttaaaataaatttcgtcctcgaaatttccttgtGTTATTTTGATCGTGAACTTCATCATTTCTATATTCTGTCGATTATCCTTTTTTAttcattcctatcataatgcaacccatgtcataattttaaaataattttttttcctcttcgggtttgtggtcccaaaaccactgttccgactagacccaaaatcgggatgttacatccctggttacaggttagttttccagagtatcaaaatttttgtttttgttgcgTCTTGGTCTGTTTGGAATTAGAGGCATAGCAGTGCAACTAAGAAACAGAAAATGTAGATCGTACCACATTCATAGTTTTTAATAGAACTTAGACCGGAAGCTGTCATTAGCTCTCCAAAGGCTCTCAAATCTCCTGAAGCCCAAGCCTCTAATCCTGGAATAACCATTATACAGCTCCCATATTAGTTGATAAGACTTTGAACAACATGGTTATCTACATATGATCATTATGTTAGCCAAATAAATGATAGGAATTGTAATAACACAGTTGTAccaaaaaaattctgctaagggtattctagttattttagtttttttccttatgctattatacctctattccattcaaccaaacacaagaataccattacgcctctattccattccattcaaccaaacaaaagaattacctattacgcctctattccattacgcatctattccattacgcctctattccattacagccaaccaaacatGCTATTATTGTCTTTAATAGTTGTCTACGAAACCCAAATTTCTTTCATTCcaaacaaaattcataatttctTCATCAAATCTTTATCCAAACGAAGaacaatcaattaatttaattaattgcaagTATTTTTTCCTCTACTTTTAACTTAGCATGgaagattataataaaaataaatttaagtttcATAGACAATTGTTTAATATgaattatttgagttgattttgtTAACGATAATctagaaacataaaataaaatttaaaaagagattaaattaattaattttaatattatagtaacaaattggTTGACATTATCAATgagtaattttttaaaacaatttattcaatttattttgatgttttgaaatttaaaaattcaatattaaaggaaaaaaaattaaaatttcagtaatgggataaacaagtacaatttgacaatttATGCA
The genomic region above belongs to Gossypium hirsutum isolate 1008001.06 chromosome D05, Gossypium_hirsutum_v2.1, whole genome shotgun sequence and contains:
- the LOC121217988 gene encoding uncharacterized protein, whose amino-acid sequence is MALQVLPTFSATYSRSNMLSDNEQYGLENISRAGSVAGFALIFFVSQSTIYVGVLFKARFILVLDDSRASVLAQSRVLSSCGIDELPSSTTPIGWLSRMIQFKEKSRKLASFQIYDVISSVFVPVGADQKQQLELTHQLADRVNYLCGGRKWKKLGCLLPYVGSEAANTPAGVRLMSLGDGLAKTMNLYLDMKNLDMMSKSTPSDQSGIDLLDPKDEHYMLCCYEAAHCRLGCLTNIKSGEVHLAASVLNSHWCLDGIDVLLDSIFDSSNSTSSIDYNFLFGWTLAEGPKKAAVAGATLINVYQAIRFLRS